DNA sequence from the Ferrimicrobium sp. genome:
ATCAGTTGGCCTACTCGTGCCCTGAGACCGTATCCCAAGATTCCCTACGCCGGCCGCCAACACGGCAAGGCCAGCCAAGGATCCCACCAGCACGCGTTTACGATGCTGTCCTGATCGCTTGCTCGATACCTCCTTAGACGCTGATGCTCGACGCTTTGCCAGTGCGACATGCCCTGCCGCTAGCACACGTTCGTGCAAACCCTCTGGTAGATCAGCTTCGTCCCGTCGAAATGCCTTGACGACATCAATCTCGTTCATCGATCCTCCCCGATTCCATGTTCTGGCCCCTCGGCACCCGGGCCGGTGACCTCCAATGACACGCTTGCGGCATCACCTAACTCGCGACGGAACCTCGCCCGGATTCTGGAAAGCTTGGACCGAACGGTCCCATCCGCAAGCCCTAGAGCCACCCCGATCTCCCCTGGGCCAAGATCTTCCCAGGCGTAGAGTAAGAACACGTTCCGGTCCTCGGGTCCCAGACTGGCAAGGAGGCGAGCCACGACGGGACTCAACTCGTCACCGAGTTCTCCTGGATCGCTCGACATGGCATTACCAACTGCTGGTTCAGCGCGCAATCGTGCATCCAGCTCAAGCAGACGCTGTTCATGACGCCAATGTGAGCGCAAAACATTTGAGGCGATACCGTAGACCCAGGCACGCAATGGTGCGCGCCTTTCGTCATAGCTCTCCAGTCGCTGCGCAACGGTCGAGAAGGTCTCAATAACAAGGTCGTCGGCCAGCCCGGGACCCACTCGTCGAAGGAAATACCGGTACAGCTGTGGCAATAGTGATTCAACAACGTCATCGAAAACCATCTGGACACCCTCAGGCTCTGCCGCGTCCATCGGTCCCTCTCGTAACCCCATACCTTCTACTTGTCCGTTCGAGGCCAAAACGTTGCATAACCAATAACCACTTAGTCCAACGTGCAGGGACCATCACGAGACCCAGACCGTGCAGACCACCAATCCAGGACTCCGTCGCGCCACATGATCTGCCGAACTGCACACGCGTCAACATGCCACACGTCGCACAAGCCAGCCGCTCTCGAAAGCCTCTGCCGTAACACTAACGTCACCGCCCCTTATGGCGGCCATACCGTCGGCATCCCGTAGGGCTGCACCCGTCAGCACCGACTAGCACACCCCGCCATACGTGCTGTGATCCGCAGCGAACGTAACGCCCCGTTACGCATCTGACAATCATACGTCACTGCGACCTAACTGGAACTCGCTCCACAACCTGCTTCGACACAGCGTTATCGGCTACCGCCAAGACGAAGATAGCGGTCGATGTTGGGCCCAATCTTGCCCACCACAACCGCCCCGTACCACCCGATCCAACACAATCGCACCCCGGAGAACAACGCCTGACTCGATCACGCGACGGCTGGGTTCAGCCAAGGCATGGTGGGAACCATACCATCGGATATCACAGCCATTGCGATCTCACGGCGCGGGCGACCCAAAACGAACGCTATCTACCATTGCTATCCAGCTCCTAGGCGTTAGGACCTGGTCGCAACCGGGCCGCAAGTACCAGGAACAGTCCACCTGCGCGGTCACACGGTAGCCAGACGACAAAACGCCACCTGGCACAATGCAAGGTGGCGCAATGCTACTTCACTTAGAAGTACCACCGAGACGGTACTGGATCTCCAAAGACCTGCTGTGGATTCCATCCATGGAGATGATCCGACACCACCGAAACTTGCCAGTCCCAGGTTGGGAACCACAGGGCGGCGACATGGCTCGAGATGTAATTCTCGTAGTTGAAAAGTGGTTGTAGACCAGCCTGAGTATGGGTATCGTTGATCAACGTTTGGGCGGTTGGCGAGCTATAACCACCACCCCAATAGTTACCCGATCCGAACATCTGACCACCCGTGGGCAGGACATCACCTTGACCATAGTTCCACAGGAACGTCCGATAGAGGATAATCCCCCAGTTACATGGTCCAGAGGATGGACACACTCCACCGATAGAGAACATCGTCGACTGGGATTGAGGATCAAGCACAAGATCGATGCCAGCCGACTTTGCCGCCGTGGCAAACGCCTCAACCTGAGCCTGCAGCGTCGGAGTACCAGTCTGGTACATAAACTTGAGACTTAAGGGCTCATTCTTGGTAATGTTGGCTCCGCACTGGGATGCACCGGTCCCTGGGCTGGTACAGACCATGACGCCGTTGGAACCCATCGACCAGCCGTGGCTAGTTAGCAACGACTTTGCAGCGCTGATCGAATATGGATCAGGATCGGTCTTCTCCTGCGGCGAGACGTACGGCGAACCCGGGAGGTTGGGAACGGGCCCATAGGTGAGCTGGCCATCGCCATGGAGCGTGGCGCTCAGATACAACGGCTCGTTGATGGTGTGCTGGAGCGCCTGTCGGATGTAGAGTTGCTTTACTAGGGGCCCCCAGGTCTTGCTGGTATAACCCAACTCAGCCCACTGCACATAATCGGTGGCCCATGGAGCAATGGTGTACCCATCGCTCTTGAAGGTAGAGGACAACTTAACATCGCTAAGTGGGAGATAGCCATAGTCCAAGCTGCCGTTGCGCAGGGCATCCACCTCCGCCGTCTGCGACGAGAAGCTCTCAAGCACATAGCCAGAAAGCTTGGGCTTGTCTGGCCCGGTAAAAGCGTTGTTACGCTTAAACACCGTTCGCGCAGTCGTCGGATCATAGGACTGGAGTTTCCACGGACCATCGACAACCTGCCATAATGGGTTCGTGGCATACGTCGAGAGCTTGGACGACTGCGAATACAGGAACTTAAAAACCGCCTTGGCGCCAGCGGTCGTCATATCGTAATTGCCGACCTTGCCGCTAGCCGACTCCTTATCCCAACTCTGCTGAGGCAGCGGGACGACATCGGTGAGCTCGTTATCAGTGAACCACAGGGGGTTAACAGCGCT
Encoded proteins:
- a CDS encoding RNA polymerase sigma factor → MGLREGPMDAAEPEGVQMVFDDVVESLLPQLYRYFLRRVGPGLADDLVIETFSTVAQRLESYDERRAPLRAWVYGIASNVLRSHWRHEQRLLELDARLRAEPAVGNAMSSDPGELGDELSPVVARLLASLGPEDRNVFLLYAWEDLGPGEIGVALGLADGTVRSKLSRIRARFRRELGDAASVSLEVTGPGAEGPEHGIGEDR
- a CDS encoding ABC transporter substrate-binding protein, whose translation is MSSRKSWMKLGLLAGGMSVVLAACGSTSSGAASSGSSASQVAANYASYALHTGDTYSWVLPLPNEANYEPWDQNAEYGMYRPLYVAGEGSSPVINYADSIGQQPVYSNGDTTVTITLNPWKWSDGTAVTARDVQFYYNLYVANKDQIATYVPGNFPDNVASFTVDSPTKFTLKLKSAVNPLWFTDNELTDVVPLPQQSWDKESASGKVGNYDMTTAGAKAVFKFLYSQSSKLSTYATNPLWQVVDGPWKLQSYDPTTARTVFKRNNAFTGPDKPKLSGYVLESFSSQTAEVDALRNGSLDYGYLPLSDVKLSSTFKSDGYTIAPWATDYVQWAELGYTSKTWGPLVKQLYIRQALQHTINEPLYLSATLHGDGQLTYGPVPNLPGSPYVSPQEKTDPDPYSISAAKSLLTSHGWSMGSNGVMVCTSPGTGASQCGANITKNEPLSLKFMYQTGTPTLQAQVEAFATAAKSAGIDLVLDPQSQSTMFSIGGVCPSSGPCNWGIILYRTFLWNYGQGDVLPTGGQMFGSGNYWGGGYSSPTAQTLINDTHTQAGLQPLFNYENYISSHVAALWFPTWDWQVSVVSDHLHGWNPQQVFGDPVPSRWYF